TCACATTTGAAGTGATACCAAGATATATAGAAGATAAAGGCGGCGGACTTGCCAGGGTGAATGGCAGGATACATCTGATCGAGGGGCTTGCTTTGCCGAGAGAGGATGACGAGTTCAGCCTTAGCTATTACAGCACACTAACAAACTGGATAACGATAGATTCACTTCTGGCGTTCTTCGGGCTTGACAGAGAGATAATACTGCGATCAGAAAATGATAAAACCAAATATGACCGGATCATAGAAGCTATCCATGATGTTGAGATGAGAACGCCTACATATGTAACTATCAAAAATGTAAAATACCTTTGGGGAAACGGGCAGGAAGATGTTTACCCTGTTGCTCAATTTGAAAAGCTTTGGGGAGATATAACAGGCATGAAAGGTTTAAGCGCTTCATACGTCGTAGTTTCAAGATACCGCGGCCAGCAGCTTAAAGAGCCGTCAGACCTGGACAGATGGATGAATGACGGATCATTTGAGCATCTGATGAATATCGCATCATTTTAAGGGGGATTTATGGACGGAAAGAAAGCAGCTATCATCAAAGGTGAGAACAGGAAAGAGAATATCAAACGATGCCTGACATTGATCCATGAAGATCTGAAGCCCATTAGTGAAGCCAAAAATATTCTTATCAAGCCCAACCTTGTAGCGCTTAAGCCTGATTTTGCAAACACACATGTCGAGACAATAGAGGCGGTTATTGAGTTTATAAGAGAAATCGCACATGAGACACCTATCACTGTAGGCGAGGCATCTGCCTCTGCATTTTACAACGGCATCCCCACTAAAGAGGTTTTTAAAGATTTTGATTACAATCGTTTGCCGGATAAATACAAAAATATAATTCTTACTGATTTTGATAATGACAAGGAATTCATCCACAGCACTATTCATTCTATCGTGGGCGACACACATTTAAGGATAACAAAGCGCGCTGATGATTATGATTACAAGATATCCCTTGCCATACCCAAGACTCATAACTTCGCCATAGGCACATTCGGCATAAAGAATATGGCAGGCCTTGTCATGAGGCAGGACATGGCGATGCTGCACGGCATGAAGGGAGGCGTAGAGGTTGACGCTCCAAAGACATTTCTTGATAAATTGCCGGCCGGCACCGTATCAAAGGCTCGCAGAACTCTGCCAAACTGGCTTATTAATTTTCTCTTCTCAAGTTATCCGGGTTACCGCAAGAGCGTAAAGATGATACACCACAACATCGCAGAGATGGCAAAGAAGGTATGGCCTGACCTCGTTGTTCTTGACGGATATGTTTGCATGGAAGGCGACGGCCCTGTGGACGGGACAGCTGTGAAGATGATGACCGCTATAGCATCAGCCGATGCTTTAAAGGCAGACGGAATTGGAGCGCGCCTGATAGGAT
The sequence above is a segment of the Thermodesulfovibrionia bacterium genome. Coding sequences within it:
- a CDS encoding DUF362 domain-containing protein, encoding MDGKKAAIIKGENRKENIKRCLTLIHEDLKPISEAKNILIKPNLVALKPDFANTHVETIEAVIEFIREIAHETPITVGEASASAFYNGIPTKEVFKDFDYNRLPDKYKNIILTDFDNDKEFIHSTIHSIVGDTHLRITKRADDYDYKISLAIPKTHNFAIGTFGIKNMAGLVMRQDMAMLHGMKGGVEVDAPKTFLDKLPAGTVSKARRTLPNWLINFLFSSYPGYRKSVKMIHHNIAEMAKKVWPDLVVLDGYVCMEGDGPVDGTAVKMMTAIASADALKADGIGARLIGFEPEEIGYLYYLQKENMGDYSLDGLLGDSLDLLKRKFRPHGTYDIQCQWR